The Patescibacteria group bacterium genomic interval CCACAAAAGGATTATCATCCAATGGCCTTAGCTCTCCGGTTAAGCCGTGTTCGCGGGCAGCAAACTCTACCGGGTCAGCTCCGCCTAATTTATCCAAAAATATCTCTCGGGGTTTGGCGCCGTCAGCCGGACCAATCACGCCTCGTTCTTCCAATAAATCAAGAATTCTGGCCGCCCGAGCATAACCCAATTTCAAACGGCGTTGCAACAACGAAGCCGAGGCTTTGCCATTCTGTTTGATTACCTCAACCGCCTCGCCCAGAAGCGGCTCGTCATCGCTATCAAAACTGCCATTACCGCCACCGCCGAAACTGCCACCGGTCGTGGCCAAATCATCAATATAGTCGGCTTGGCCTTGTTTCTTAATATAGCTAACCACGTCATTAATCTCATGGTCAGACAAGAATACCCCTTGAATGCGTTTGGACTTGGCGAATTCCGCTCCCAAATACAGCATATCGCCGCGGCCCACTAACTTCTCTGCGCCAGTACCGTCAAGAATAGTGCGCGAATCAATGGAAGAAGCAACAGCAAAAGAAATACGCGTAGGAATATTTGCCTTAATCAACCCGGTGATAACCTCGGTGGAGGGGCGTTGAGTAGCCAAAACCAAATGAATGCCCACGGCGCGAGCCATTTGCGCCAATCGCACAATACCCGCTTCCATATCATTAGGATTGGAAGCCATCAAGTCGGCCAGCTCGTCAATAATCACGACAATGTAAGGCATCTTCTCGGCATGGGTTTGGTTATAAGACGCGATATTGCGATTACCGAATTTAGCCAGAAGTTCAAAACGCCTTTCCATTTCTGTAATCAGCCATTTCAAAGCGCCAACAGTCTTTTTGACATCAGTAACAACCGGAGTAAGCAGATAAGGAATATTATTATACACCGGCATTTCTACGCGCTTGGGATCAATTAAAATGAATTTCAACTCGTCCGGACTGTTCTGGTACATTAAAGAAACAATAATGGAATTAACACAGACGGATTTGCCGCTGCCCGTCTGGCCGGCGATAAGTAAATGAGGCATACGGCCCAAATCAGCAAAAATCGGCTTACCGGACACATCTTTGCCCAAGGCCAAAAATAAATTATTGCCCCGCTCTTTGAATTCCTTGCTGGCCAGCACTTCTCCCATAGTCACCTTGGCCGCGGTTTGATTGGGAATCTCTATGCCCACCAAGGCCTTGCCAGGGATAGGCGCTTCAATACGAATCGGATGAGCGGCTAAAGCCAAGGCCAAATCAGCATTAAGCGTAGTCAAACGCGCCAACTTTATTCCGGCAGCCGGACGCATGGTGTATTGAGTGACAGTCGGACCGACATTGACTTCGCCCATTTCCACATCCACACCAAAATTAGCCAACGTACGCCTAATGATTTCTTGATTGGCCTTAATATCTCCGGAAGTAGGTTTGCCTGATTTGGCAGACAGTAAACTCAAAGGCAAATCTAGTCGGCCGAACTTGCGACGCTTGGCTTCAGGCGTAAATTCATCCCTAATGCCGGAATCAGTCAGCGGTTTGTTGGTAAAATTCGGGCTATCGTCGTCAGTCGGCATAACCGATCCATCCTCTTCGGTACCTTCCTCTTCGGCCGATTCACCTACCGCCTCTTCCTCATAATCTTCTTCGGCCGCCAGATTGGCCAGTTTGCGCTCGTTGCGCTTAAGCCGATAATAAAAATACCAATCCTTCAGTTTTCCAAAAACAAATTTAAATAATTTTATCGGCCACATCAAACCGTAAAAAGAAGTTTCTAAAGCCAACAGAATGCCGACCAAAAGCAAAGCGATCAAAACTACCAGGGCACCCCAAAAACTCATCAGCCGTACTAAGGGCAAAGCGACAAGCGCTCCGAGATAACCGCCGCCTTGGCCGATCTTAGCCATCTCTAACGCCTGCCAGGAATCGTATTGCAAATGGAATAAGCCACACAAGCTGACGACCAAAAATAAGGCGCCTAAATAATTAATAAAACTGATGGGATATTTTTCCTCGTAAAGCAAGAAAAAAATCAAAGCAGCCAAAAGAACCGGAATCAGCCATTTAACACTGCCGAAGACTATGGCCAGGACATAAGCCGCCACCTGCCCTATTTGGCCGGACAAATCAAACAAGCCCAAAATAGTCAGGGCGGCAAAGACAAACAGGAAAATAATAAATATCCCCTTTTTGGTCTCCGGCGACAAACCGCGCCAATAATCAAAAAAATTAAAACGCGGTGCCGTGTAATGGCCGCGATTGGATTTTCCCCGGCCCCAGAAGGCGCGGTTGGTTTTACGATAATGACGAGGCATGAAAAATAGAGACGTTTCTTTTGCCTTATTATACCACAAAAAGCAAAAAAGCGCCAAAAGATTTTGACGCTTTTTACAGCCGGTAAGGCGCTTTAATAATTGCAGAGATCAAAGCGCCCAAACCGCCAATATCAGAAGGGGCACGACAAGCCAAATTAAATCGATCAGGGCCTTTCTCGGATCCTTGCGTTTCTGGTAAGTTTCGATGTTTAGGAAGGTCATAATCAGCGGCGAAAATACTTTTTTATTTCCCTGATAGTCAAACGACGAGCGGTTTGCAATCGCTGTATTTCCTTGAGCCGTTTCAAGGCCCAAGACCGGTCATACAGGCGATAACCGCCTGGTGATTGATCGGCGAATTTAAGCAACCCTTCCCGCGTATAGTAATGGATGGTGGAGGGCAAAACTCTGGCCGCTTGGGCCAATTCCCCGATTTTTAACAACTCAGCCAACCGGCCGCTCTTGTCCATAATTATAGCTTCCCGGTATTGCCGTCTCAGCTGTATTCAAATACAACGATCCGGCATAACGGTAAGGGGTGACACTAACCATAAA includes:
- a CDS encoding MerR family transcriptional regulator; this encodes MDKSGRLAELLKIGELAQAARVLPSTIHYYTREGLLKFADQSPGGYRLYDRSWALKRLKEIQRLQTARRLTIREIKKYFRR
- a CDS encoding DNA translocase FtsK 4TM domain-containing protein, with the translated sequence MPRHYRKTNRAFWGRGKSNRGHYTAPRFNFFDYWRGLSPETKKGIFIIFLFVFAALTILGLFDLSGQIGQVAAYVLAIVFGSVKWLIPVLLAALIFFLLYEEKYPISFINYLGALFLVVSLCGLFHLQYDSWQALEMAKIGQGGGYLGALVALPLVRLMSFWGALVVLIALLLVGILLALETSFYGLMWPIKLFKFVFGKLKDWYFYYRLKRNERKLANLAAEEDYEEEAVGESAEEEGTEEDGSVMPTDDDSPNFTNKPLTDSGIRDEFTPEAKRRKFGRLDLPLSLLSAKSGKPTSGDIKANQEIIRRTLANFGVDVEMGEVNVGPTVTQYTMRPAAGIKLARLTTLNADLALALAAHPIRIEAPIPGKALVGIEIPNQTAAKVTMGEVLASKEFKERGNNLFLALGKDVSGKPIFADLGRMPHLLIAGQTGSGKSVCVNSIIVSLMYQNSPDELKFILIDPKRVEMPVYNNIPYLLTPVVTDVKKTVGALKWLITEMERRFELLAKFGNRNIASYNQTHAEKMPYIVVIIDELADLMASNPNDMEAGIVRLAQMARAVGIHLVLATQRPSTEVITGLIKANIPTRISFAVASSIDSRTILDGTGAEKLVGRGDMLYLGAEFAKSKRIQGVFLSDHEINDVVSYIKKQGQADYIDDLATTGGSFGGGGNGSFDSDDEPLLGEAVEVIKQNGKASASLLQRRLKLGYARAARILDLLEERGVIGPADGAKPREIFLDKLGGADPVEFAAREHGLTGELRPLDDNPFVEADSDEAEEEPSFTAFRPPEDDSDDLFGSSEELAESDEESPDFLEKELNEPEDVSLIQEEKGEKEEELPMAQFAEVEEFEQVSYKDKPNKVEKKEKKERIKPAFEKTPQEPEKTEEMREESKEEIIKEEEEEKPFTADNQPEEPEEEEVKIKKSTKGSSKNYFDDDEWA